From one Ammospiza nelsoni isolate bAmmNel1 chromosome 14, bAmmNel1.pri, whole genome shotgun sequence genomic stretch:
- the BNC1 gene encoding zinc finger protein basonuclin-1, which yields MLSIDLQAIRCTLVNCSCQCFKPGKINQRQCDQCRHGWVAHALSKLRIPNLYPSSQVEIVQSNVVFDISSLMLYGTQAIPVRLKILLDRLFSVLKQEEVIQILHALDWTLQDYIRGYVLQDASGKVLDHWSIMTAEEELATLQQFLRFGETKSIVELMAIQEKEGQSIIIPPPTANLDIRAFIESCNPHSPSFSASLDKMSPTNIHPFENLVNNMAFMLPFQFFSPVPPPLIGSPPERHLIEQGQEHSNETKQDLQIPFSESSFLTSSSAPFQVENERSINGPDITKTEDDALLSDSSSHNTAAKLEMTALSPENKMKSVEKNAGPRKGRVFCTACEKTFYDKGTLKIHYNAVHLKIKHKCTIEGCNMVFSSLRSRNRHSANPNPRLHMPMNRNNRDKDLRNGLTIAGPGDSKRTEFTILTPDSRTISSYASSCTDSKGQAGFSSIGHNGVLFPNLKTVQPVLPFYRSPVTPAELANTPGTLPSLPLVSSSIPEQLVSNELPFDMLPKKKSRKSSMPIKIEKEAVETPNESSDVASSEDESRLQGVSDGELETCEHKIEKRVTDRVEKHPHSGNSWKSLSGVEGPKYFESVFAPNNKYIEDISENELQHCEKEFKPEENQPLKIVSHEIMYEDPKHHHSDVIKPMTEPPMYIKEQSQHRIPKNDCPELQHHLLTGGFFSTLSNRGAAIPCFEDSKDMDHVSQHALGIQKEESRFHCDICKKTFKNPYSVKMHFKNVHLKEMHICTVEGCNAAFPSRRSRDRHSSNLNLHHKLLTKDTLEFNNHFNATYLLKDMAKEFCQDVSLKQHVGRTSVIFKGVNRAGSYIFPMSKIAEPCSESYGYDPLNDGAVLDLSTTSSVKSESSAHSSWDSDGGSEICTMPLDDSDESCEGPSLMPNDELYQDCSLIEKANQNFINLPSSLPITCHICQKTYSNKGTFRAHYKTVHLRQLHKCKIPGCNTMFSSVRSRNRHSQNPNLHKSLAGSPTSLQ from the exons ATGCTTTCCATTGATCTCCAGGCTATCCGGTGCACTCTCGTGAACTGTAGTTGTCAGTGTTTCAAACCTGGGAAAATAAATCAGCGACAATGTGACCAATGCCGGCATGGATGGGTAGCACATG CCCTGAGCAAACTAAGGATTCCAAACCTCTACCCATCAAGCCAAGTAGAAATAGTTCAATCCAATGTTGTCTTTGATATCAGTAGCCTCATGTTGTACGGAACCCAAGCCATCCCTGTGCGCCTTAAAATTCTGCTTGATCGGCTTTTCAGTGTTCTGAAGCAGGAAGAGGTGATACAGATTCTCCATGCTCTGGATTGGACACTGCAGGATTATATACGTGGATATGTGCTACAG gaTGCTTCAGGAAAGGTTCTGGATCACTGGAGCATAATGACCGCTGAAGAAGAACTGGCTACTTTGCAGCAGTTCCTTCGCTTTGGAGAAACTAAGTCCATTGTAGAGTTAATGGCAATTCAAGAGAAAGAAGGGCAGTCAATCATAATACCACCACCAACTGCCAATTTGGATATTAGGGCATTCATTGAGAGCTGCAACCCACACAGTCCTAGTTTTTCTGCTTCCTTGGACAAAATGAGTCCCACCAACATTCATCCTTTTGAGAATCTTGTAAATAACATGGCTTTCATGCTGCCGTTTCAGTTTTTCAGCCCAGTGCCTCCACCTTTGATAGGTTCACCGCCAGAAAGACATTTGATTGAGCAAGGTCAAGAGCATAGCAATGAAACCAAACAAGATCTTCAAATACCATTTTCTGAAAGCAGTTTCTTAACTTCTAGTTCTGCACCATTTCAAGTTGAAAATGAGAGGAGCATAAATGGCCCAGATATCACTAAAACAGAAGATGATGCCCTTTTAAGTGATTCCAGTTCACATAATACAGCAGCCAAGCTTGAAATGACAGCACTATctccagaaaacaaaatgaaatctgTTGAAAAAAATGCTGGGCCAAGAAAAGGGCGTGTCTTCTGCACTGCATGCGAAAAAACATTTTATGATAAAGGTACTTTGAAAATACATTACAATGCTGTTCATCTGAAGATAAAGCACAAATGCACCATTGAGGGCTGCAATATGGTGTTCAGCTCTTTGCGTAGTCGAAATCGTCATAGTGCGAATCCTAACCCCAGACTCCATATGCCAATGAACAGAAATAACAGGGATAAGGATCTGAGAAATGGTTTGACCATTGCTGGACCTGGAGACAGTAAAAGGACAGAATTCACAATTTTAACTCCGGATAGCAGAACTATTTCCAGCTATGCCAGCTCTTGTACAGATTccaaaggccaggctggattttCCAGTATTGGACACAATGGTGTCCTCTTTCCAAACCTGAAGACAGTACAGCCTGTTCTTCCTTTTTACCGTAGCCCAGTCACACCAGCCGAGCTTGCCAATACTCCGGGTACTCTTCCTTCTCTGCCTCTTGTTTCTTCCTCCATACCAGAGCAGCTTGTTTCCAATGAGTTGCCATTTGACATGCTCCCCAAGAAGAAGTCTCGTAAGTCCAGTATGCCCATTAAGATAGAGAAAGAAGCTGTTGAGACACCCAATGAAAGTAGCGATGTTGCCAGCTCTGAAGATGAGTCACGCCTGCAGGGGGTAAGCGATGGAGAGCTTGAGACCTGTGAGCATAAGATAGAGAAGCGGGTGACCGACAGGGTGGAAAAGCACCCCCATTCAGGTAATTCATGGAAATCTCTCTCTGGGGTAGAGGGCCCAAAGTATTTTGAATCTGTCTTTGCACCAAATAACAAATACATCGAGGATATCTCTGAGAATGAATTGCAACACTGTGAGAAAGAGTTTAAACCAGAAGAAAACCAACCATTAAAAATAGTTTCCCATGAGATTATGTATGAAGATccaaaacaccaccacagtGATGTTATAAAACCAATGACTGAACCCCCCATGTATATTAAAGAGCAGTCACAGCACAGGATTCCTAAAAATGACTGCCCTGAATTGCAACACCACTTGCTGACCGGGGGCTTTTTCAGCACTTTGTCAAACAGGGGTGCTGCCATTCCTTGTTTTGAAGACTCTAAAGATATGGATCATGTCAGTCAACATGCACTAGGGATTCAGAAGGAAGAAAGCCGCTTTCATTGTGACATCTGTAAGAAGACTTTTAAAAACCCTTACAGtgtaaaaatgcatttcaaaaatGTACATCTCAAAGAAATGCATATTTGCACAGTTGAGGGCTGTAATGCTGCTTTCCCTTCTCGTAGAAGTCGAGACAG ACATAGTTCAAACCTAAATCTTCATCATAAACTTCTGACTAAAGATACACTGGAATTCAACAATCATTTCAATGCAACATACCTCTTGAAAGACATGGCTAAGGAGTTTTGCCAAGATGTCTCTTTAAAACAACATGTTGGACGTACTTCTGTAATCTTCAAAGGAGTGAACAGAGCAGGCAGCTACATTTTTCCAATGAGCAAAATTGCAGAACCCTGTTCTGAGAGTTATGGATACGATCCATTAAATGATGGAGCTGTTCTGGATCTAAGCACTACTTCCAGCGTTAAATCTGAGAGCAGTGCTCATTCTTCTTGGGATTCTGACGGAGGAAGTGAGATATGCACCATGCCCTTGGATGATAGTGATGAAAGCTGTGAAGGACCCAGCCTAATGCCCAATGATGAACTCTACCAAGACTGTTCTCTAATTGAGAAAGCTAATCAAAACTTTATAAACTTGCCTTCCAGTCTGCCAATAACTTGTCATATATGTCAGAAAACATACAGTAATAAAGGAACTTTCAGGGCTCATTACAAAACTGTGCATCTTCGCCAGCTCCACAAATGCAAAATCCCAGGTTGCAACACAATGTTTTCATCTGTTCGCAGTCGGAACAGGCACAGTCAAAACCCCAATCTGCACAAAAGTCTGGCTGGGTCACCAACTAGCTTACAGTAA